A section of the Phaseolus vulgaris cultivar G19833 chromosome 8, P. vulgaris v2.0, whole genome shotgun sequence genome encodes:
- the LOC137824389 gene encoding uncharacterized protein: MDDSEFDAAFGFPSEFPYEFHSLGAEPLDSGSTGTESSDEEDFFAGLTRRLSHASLHETRKDQLLTVPICNANKTEKTMARGLAGSPQSILSGIGSWSGRSGGSGDGSPNGSSRVPSPTTTPFKASNDAWDVLYAAAGQVARLKMNDEVSSKIEFLNGGVFGGVSPPVLAGNAFFVNQGGPQARYQQVRPEQMFKQQCGSVWGRQEKVGWVTQQHQPQVQNRVRDLREFGYDYEAMNCSRALPHSAWHRPVQMKHQNQHVPHFGSGSRPGLQAGSGGVNKRGCAGTGVFLPRQYVAPPAESRKETSCAAPVLVPAKVIHALNLNTDDLNAANQQRFSSAFGVDYDALLARRNALLLQQKLNMRREEAANHELRLPQEWTY, encoded by the exons ATGGATGACTCTGAGTTCGACGCCGCTTTCGGCTTCCCGTCCGAGTTTCCCTACGAATTTCACTCGCTCGGGGCCGAACCGCTCGACTCCGGTTCGACCGGGACTGAGAGCAGCgacgaggaggacttcttcgcCGGCTTGACTCGCCGACTCAGCCATGCCTCGCTTCATGAAACGAGAAAGGACCAGCTCCTCACTGTTCCAATCTGTAACGCAAACAAAACTGAG AAAACGATGGCTCGTGGTTTGGCTGGGTCGCCTCAGTCCATACTGAGTGGAATCGGAAGTTGGTCGGGTCGAAGCGGCGGGTCCGGGGACGGAAGCCCGAACGGGTCTTCTCGTGTTCCGTCGCCGACGACGACGCCGTTCAAGGCTTCCAACGATGCGTGGGATGTACTGTACGCGGCCGCAGGGCAAGTTGCGCGGTTGAAGATGAACGACGAAGTTTCTTCGAAGATTGAGTTTCTGAACGGGGGAGTTTTTGGTGGTGTTTCTCCACCAGTACTAGCGGGGAATGCGTTTTTCGTGAACCAGGGCGGTCCACAG GCTCGGTACCAGCAGGTTAGACCGGAGCAGATGTTCAAGCAGCAGTGTGGTTCGGTTTGGGGGAGGCAAGAGAAGGTTGGTTGGGTGACTCAGCAGCACCAGCCACAAGTTCAGAATAGAGTGCGTGATTTGCGTGAGTTTGGGTATGACTATGAGGCTATGAACTGCTCACGCGCTTTGCCTCATTCAGCATGGCACCGTCCTGTTCAAATGAAGCACCAGAATCAACATGTGCCGCATTTCGGATCCGGGTCACGACCCGGTCTGCAAGCTGGATCTGGCGGTGTTAACAAAAGGGGTTGCGCTGGAACAGGGGTTTTCCTGCCTCGTCAATATGTGGCCCCTCCCGCTGAATCTCGCAAGGAAACAA GTTGTGCTGCCCCAGTTTTGGTCCCAGCTAAGGTTATTCACGCACTGAACCTCAACACTGATGACCTCAACGCCGCTAACCAACAACGCTTCTCTAGTGCTTTTGGGGTGGATTATG ATGCTTTGTTAGCAAGGAGAAATGCTCTTCTCCTGCAGCAGAAGTTAAACATGCGGCGAGAGGAGGCAGCAAACCACGAACTTCGCTTGCCTCAGGAATGGACGTACTGA